In one Legionella clemsonensis genomic region, the following are encoded:
- a CDS encoding phosphotransferase: MILKNPSWQTLFPGLPAYHPLAPEQSYQLQQLTNLFGIVYQVRFNDLPSNFYMIDDYRNKKKYFVKEMEERHVDHYKQAEEIAAWLFDRKVNVNAALDLKHHYYIYSLLEGIRIPSTAESLNRLGTALAALHSALKVYPWQEEIQTNTVRRISLLNEIREDITRGKLAIGPFPDYIKKLAQNRDLDFTQGASAQVLHGDLHPGNMLLVNDSIYFFDFEDVLYSYLPLVYELAYILERQVFVCHSAPNEILNLGRTFMKAYLANGGSYQFQKSDSYASLTLALRSLCVLTLCEIEGNRIHEGEWFKFRDLAELAQKNQGLLREILQG; this comes from the coding sequence ATGATTCTTAAAAATCCCAGCTGGCAAACTCTATTTCCTGGCTTGCCAGCCTATCATCCACTAGCTCCAGAACAGTCCTATCAATTGCAGCAATTGACGAATTTATTTGGCATTGTCTATCAGGTGAGATTCAACGATTTGCCTTCTAATTTCTACATGATTGATGATTATCGCAATAAAAAAAAATATTTTGTCAAAGAAATGGAAGAGCGACATGTTGATCACTATAAGCAGGCAGAAGAGATAGCTGCATGGCTCTTTGATAGAAAAGTTAATGTTAATGCTGCGCTTGATTTAAAACATCACTATTATATTTATTCTTTATTAGAGGGTATACGAATTCCTTCCACTGCGGAATCATTAAATCGTTTAGGTACAGCCCTTGCCGCATTACATAGTGCATTAAAAGTCTATCCTTGGCAGGAGGAAATACAAACAAATACGGTAAGACGAATTTCACTGCTTAATGAGATTAGAGAGGATATAACCCGAGGCAAACTAGCGATTGGTCCTTTTCCTGATTACATTAAAAAACTTGCTCAAAACAGGGATTTAGACTTCACACAAGGAGCAAGTGCTCAGGTTTTACATGGTGATTTGCACCCAGGAAATATGTTATTGGTCAATGATTCTATCTATTTTTTTGATTTTGAGGACGTGCTATACAGTTATTTACCCCTGGTTTATGAATTAGCGTATATTCTAGAGCGCCAGGTATTCGTATGTCATTCTGCGCCAAACGAAATTCTTAATCTTGGTCGAACTTTTATGAAAGCTTATTTAGCTAATGGTGGCTCCTATCAATTTCAGAAAAGCGATAGTTATGCTTCATTGACTTTGGCGTTGCGTTCATTGTGCGTGTTAACTTTATGTGAAATCGAAGGTAACAGAATTCATGAGGGTGAATGGTTTAAATTCCGAGATTTAGCTGAATTAGCACAAAAAAATCAAGGTCTCTTACGAGAAATTTTACAGGGTTGA
- a CDS encoding N-acetylneuraminate synthase family protein, with protein MKRQFNLGPYQVGTSHAPIFLAEVGSYFNGDYQLAKNMIEMIIKARSMMPYQPVILKTEILNDPEICLPSELLETYTNKDGQVKKENYRELIERKVMSLENYGKLFSLVRQAQMPFIVSVYDFTAVDFATDHGACALKIASANIVHIPLIRYAAEKGLPLLIDTGRSTIAEVFNAVNTARLAGCEDIIIQHSPDGHPALPEAHNLRLLQTYSQAFNLPVGLSDHRNGTDMLYVSIALGASVLEKGVYVYPDELDQDISHSMGIDELPQVLQSVYDCWLALGNTERNLRTPIKGVIGSSQRQCVVAKKDLRPGDIISLDAVRFAFPCLGVPVQHWDLINGNKVIAPITANTPIQWHDIQK; from the coding sequence GTGAAAAGACAATTCAACCTTGGACCCTATCAAGTAGGCACCAGCCATGCCCCGATTTTTTTAGCTGAAGTAGGGAGCTATTTTAATGGAGATTATCAGCTAGCAAAGAATATGATCGAAATGATCATCAAAGCTCGTTCTATGATGCCTTATCAACCAGTAATTCTTAAAACAGAAATTTTAAACGACCCAGAAATATGCTTACCGAGTGAATTATTGGAAACTTATACCAATAAAGATGGCCAGGTTAAGAAAGAAAATTACCGCGAGTTGATAGAGCGAAAGGTAATGTCTTTAGAGAATTATGGCAAATTGTTTTCTCTGGTAAGACAGGCACAAATGCCTTTTATTGTATCAGTTTACGATTTTACTGCTGTAGATTTTGCGACAGATCATGGGGCTTGTGCTCTGAAAATTGCCTCTGCCAATATTGTCCATATCCCTTTAATTCGTTATGCCGCTGAAAAAGGGTTGCCTCTATTGATTGATACAGGACGATCTACAATTGCTGAGGTATTTAATGCTGTCAATACAGCAAGACTTGCGGGTTGTGAAGATATCATTATTCAACACAGTCCTGATGGACATCCTGCATTGCCGGAAGCTCATAATTTAAGATTGTTACAGACTTATTCTCAAGCATTTAATTTACCTGTAGGTTTATCCGATCATCGAAATGGTACGGATATGCTCTATGTTTCAATAGCTCTTGGTGCCTCTGTTTTAGAAAAAGGAGTATACGTATACCCAGATGAACTTGATCAAGATATTTCCCATAGTATGGGTATTGATGAATTACCCCAAGTATTGCAATCTGTTTATGATTGTTGGCTGGCCTTAGGAAATACCGAGCGAAACTTGCGTACCCCAATCAAAGGGGTTATTGGCAGCTCGCAGCGTCAATGTGTGGTCGCAAAAAAAGATTTACGCCCGGGAGATATAATTTCTCTGGATGCTGTGCGTTTTGCGTTTCCTTGTTTAGGTGTTCCTGTTCAACATTGGGATTTGATTAATGGGAATAAGGTAATAGCACCTATTACTGCAAATACTCCTATTCAGTGGCATGATATTCAAAAATGA
- a CDS encoding class I SAM-dependent methyltransferase, with protein sequence MSANYQNFSHYITEGWSKEPKEIFKFLEFYLSQEERSEKSNLLDVGCATGELIYFLSRCYPEFQFTGIDIFDDLIHQCRELQPEKRFLKASILELPIELEQQFDVVTVVGVLTIFNDDELPVFFNNLFKACRSNASIYILSPFNEYGVDCEIKHRKRHQGKKGNWEKGWNIFSKETIVEHIGSRAQSLSFHPFKIPFDLKQKKDPIRTWTIETEFNNRQLTNGLKLLVDHYLLQISL encoded by the coding sequence ATGTCAGCTAATTATCAAAACTTCAGCCACTATATCACCGAAGGTTGGTCTAAAGAGCCAAAAGAAATTTTTAAATTTCTTGAATTTTATTTGTCACAAGAAGAGCGAAGTGAGAAATCTAATTTGTTAGATGTGGGTTGTGCGACAGGAGAATTAATTTATTTCTTATCCAGATGTTATCCTGAATTTCAATTCACTGGGATAGATATTTTCGATGATTTAATACATCAATGTCGAGAACTACAACCTGAGAAGAGATTTTTAAAAGCATCAATTTTAGAACTCCCGATAGAACTTGAACAACAATTTGATGTGGTGACAGTGGTAGGTGTTTTAACTATTTTTAATGACGATGAGTTGCCTGTATTCTTTAATAACCTTTTTAAAGCCTGTCGTTCGAATGCTTCAATTTATATTTTGTCCCCCTTTAATGAATACGGGGTAGATTGTGAGATTAAGCATCGAAAACGTCATCAAGGTAAAAAAGGAAATTGGGAAAAAGGTTGGAACATTTTTAGCAAGGAAACTATTGTTGAACATATAGGAAGTCGCGCTCAAAGTTTGAGTTTCCATCCCTTTAAAATTCCCTTTGACTTAAAACAAAAAAAGGATCCTATTCGTACATGGACGATAGAAACAGAATTTAATAATAGGCAATTAACAAATGGATTGAAGCTATTAGTCGATCATTATCTGTTACAAATATCTCTTTAA
- a CDS encoding acylneuraminate cytidylyltransferase family protein, protein MKSSDINDYVPKILAVIPARGGSKRLPRKNILTLANKPLLAYSIIAAKQCSLITETVVTSDDEEICELAKKMGVDVINRPIELATDTVSNEYVVEHALKLFIENNYFPDYVVLLQPTSPLRTAKHLQECLQNFLSSEMKSVMSVCPVEHHPGKCMRIIGREVKPYTSPEDVEKRTQELETVYRQNGAIYALKTKDFLKQLKFYQLPCLPYVMQSEDSVDVDSKVDLLLCELLLASRTINPMDMEYVS, encoded by the coding sequence GTGAAAAGTAGTGATATTAATGATTACGTGCCTAAAATATTAGCAGTTATTCCTGCTCGTGGTGGCTCCAAAAGGCTACCACGCAAGAATATTTTGACGCTAGCAAATAAACCTTTATTAGCGTATTCGATCATTGCTGCAAAGCAATGTTCACTCATCACAGAGACTGTGGTCACAAGTGATGATGAAGAAATCTGTGAGTTAGCAAAAAAAATGGGTGTTGACGTCATTAATCGGCCAATAGAACTGGCGACTGATACAGTTTCGAATGAATATGTGGTGGAGCATGCCTTGAAATTATTTATTGAGAATAATTATTTTCCAGATTATGTCGTTTTATTGCAGCCTACTTCACCCTTAAGAACAGCCAAACATTTGCAAGAATGCTTACAAAATTTTCTGTCTTCGGAGATGAAAAGTGTAATGAGTGTCTGTCCAGTAGAACATCATCCAGGAAAATGTATGAGAATAATAGGTAGAGAAGTCAAACCTTATACAAGCCCTGAAGATGTTGAAAAAAGAACGCAGGAACTAGAAACAGTGTATCGACAAAATGGCGCTATCTATGCACTGAAAACTAAAGATTTTTTAAAGCAACTAAAATTTTACCAGTTACCTTGCCTTCCTTACGTGATGCAATCTGAGGATAGCGTCGATGTAGATTCAAAAGTTGATTTACTGCTTTGTGAACTGTTGTTGGCCAGTAGAACTATAAATCCTATGGATATGGAATATGTCAGCTAA
- a CDS encoding N-acetyl sugar amidotransferase: protein MITYPGKVDLDKYKLDTPTKEAFYGLPSEVEFCTKCTYSNQKPNSEKEYKHTINVKKPTINFDEEGICSACRIAEKKRNINWDERKTQLKELCDRYRSKTGHYDCLIPGSGGKDSFYTAYILKYEYNMNPLTVTWAPHIYTSWGWNNFQAWIHAGFDNYLFTPNGQVHRLLTRLALENLYHPFQPFILGQMYFPPKLAASLDIPLVFYGENPAEYGNNAKEDDKATKDLSYFTTKNSAEIYLSGISALELKEEFGLTEVELQPYIPPDPDQLAAKKIEVQYLGYYLPWHPQECYYFAVNNGGFTPSPERTAGTYSKYSGIDDKIDDLHYYTTFIKFGIGRATYDSSQEIRNGELVREEGVALVNRFDGEYPARFEKENFDYLSIDKNKLPIAARQFEEIRMDKAYFDRLTDNFRSPHLWAYHNGEWILRHRVR from the coding sequence ATGATTACCTATCCAGGTAAAGTCGATTTGGATAAATATAAACTGGATACTCCGACTAAGGAAGCATTCTATGGATTACCCTCTGAGGTAGAATTTTGTACCAAATGTACTTATAGCAATCAGAAACCTAATTCTGAAAAAGAGTACAAACATACCATCAATGTGAAGAAACCTACCATCAATTTTGATGAAGAAGGTATATGCTCAGCATGTCGCATTGCAGAAAAGAAAAGAAACATTAATTGGGATGAGCGCAAAACGCAATTAAAAGAATTGTGCGATAGATACCGCAGCAAAACAGGTCACTATGACTGTTTAATTCCAGGTTCAGGTGGTAAAGACAGTTTCTATACGGCTTATATTTTAAAATATGAATACAACATGAATCCTTTAACTGTGACTTGGGCGCCTCATATTTATACTTCTTGGGGATGGAACAATTTCCAGGCATGGATTCATGCGGGATTTGATAACTATCTTTTTACGCCTAATGGACAGGTGCATCGATTATTGACTCGTTTAGCATTAGAAAATCTATATCATCCATTTCAGCCTTTTATTTTGGGACAAATGTATTTTCCTCCTAAATTGGCCGCAAGCTTAGATATTCCTCTAGTATTTTATGGGGAGAATCCTGCTGAGTATGGAAATAATGCGAAAGAAGATGATAAAGCTACTAAAGATTTATCTTATTTTACCACCAAAAATTCAGCTGAAATTTATCTTTCAGGAATTTCAGCTCTGGAATTAAAAGAAGAGTTTGGTTTAACCGAAGTGGAATTACAACCTTATATTCCGCCTGATCCAGATCAGCTGGCTGCGAAGAAAATTGAAGTTCAATATCTAGGTTACTATCTTCCTTGGCATCCACAGGAATGTTATTACTTTGCCGTTAATAATGGTGGATTTACTCCTTCTCCAGAGCGTACTGCGGGTACATACAGTAAATATAGCGGTATCGATGATAAAATTGATGATCTTCATTACTACACAACATTTATTAAATTTGGAATCGGTAGAGCGACGTATGACAGCTCACAAGAAATACGAAATGGTGAGCTAGTTAGAGAGGAAGGTGTCGCCCTCGTTAATCGTTTCGACGGAGAGTATCCTGCACGCTTTGAGAAAGAAAATTTTGACTATCTCAGTATCGATAAGAATAAATTGCCAATAGCAGCAAGGCAGTTTGAGGAAATCAGAATGGATAAAGCGTATTTCGATAGATTAACTGATAACTTTAGGTCGCCTCATCTTTGGGCCTATCACAATGGTGAGTGGATATTAAGACATCGCGTGCGGTAA
- a CDS encoding Gfo/Idh/MocA family protein, with product MNGLNVAVIGAGKMGREHIKAFQAIDGVKVTGLFSRTKTTAEQMAKEFNIPCVTDSVADLYEKSAAHLVVVAVPELQANSIAKACFQHNWNVLLEKPAGYDLRDANDIAEAALQARGQVFVALNRRFYSSALTILSDLNANNDAKRYIHIQDQQSFAEARGCHHPEEVVQKFMYANSIHVIDLIRYFARGEVTHVQQISPWQQEKSQMVISYIEFDSGDKALYECIWQGPGPWACAVSTAYRRWSMQPLEKACFQNANERIAHEVEMDIKDQQFKAGFYRQAQEVCKAVLGEKSQVITIKESLKTMGLINKIYGV from the coding sequence ATGAATGGTTTAAATGTTGCTGTAATTGGTGCTGGTAAGATGGGAAGGGAGCATATTAAAGCTTTCCAGGCAATTGATGGTGTTAAAGTTACAGGACTGTTTAGCCGGACAAAGACGACTGCAGAACAAATGGCAAAAGAATTTAATATTCCATGCGTAACAGATTCTGTGGCGGACTTATACGAAAAAAGTGCAGCTCATTTAGTTGTGGTTGCAGTTCCTGAGCTTCAGGCCAATTCTATTGCTAAGGCTTGTTTCCAGCACAATTGGAATGTCTTACTTGAAAAGCCCGCTGGTTATGATTTAAGGGATGCAAACGATATTGCTGAGGCAGCGTTACAAGCGAGAGGACAGGTTTTTGTTGCTTTAAACCGTCGATTTTATTCAAGTGCTTTAACTATTCTTAGTGATTTAAATGCAAATAATGACGCCAAACGTTATATTCATATTCAAGACCAGCAAAGTTTTGCTGAGGCAAGAGGTTGTCATCATCCTGAAGAAGTCGTGCAAAAATTTATGTATGCCAACTCGATTCACGTCATCGATCTAATAAGATATTTTGCACGAGGTGAAGTGACTCATGTTCAACAAATTTCCCCCTGGCAGCAGGAAAAGTCTCAAATGGTGATTAGCTATATTGAATTTGATAGTGGAGATAAAGCACTTTATGAGTGTATTTGGCAGGGACCGGGTCCTTGGGCCTGTGCAGTTAGTACAGCGTATCGCCGTTGGAGCATGCAGCCACTTGAGAAGGCATGTTTCCAGAATGCTAATGAGAGAATCGCTCATGAGGTAGAGATGGATATAAAAGATCAACAATTTAAAGCAGGTTTTTATCGCCAGGCCCAAGAGGTTTGTAAGGCAGTACTTGGTGAAAAAAGTCAGGTCATTACCATTAAGGAAAGTTTAAAAACAATGGGACTAATTAATAAAATTTATGGGGTTTAG